Proteins from one Leptonema illini DSM 21528 genomic window:
- the acpP gene encoding acyl carrier protein has translation MSDLLEKVKSIIAEQLNVDEAEVTPEAHFIDDLGADSLDTVELVMALEEEFGVEISDEDAEKIQTVGDVIKYIEQHKG, from the coding sequence ATGTCTGATCTGCTGGAAAAAGTAAAAAGCATCATCGCTGAGCAACTGAATGTTGATGAGGCTGAGGTAACTCCTGAGGCTCATTTCATTGACGATCTTGGCGCTGACTCGCTGGACACTGTTGAGCTGGTAATGGCTCTGGAAGAAGAATTTGGCGTTGAAATCTCTGACGAAGACGCTGAGAAAATCCAGACTGTTGGCGATGTAATCAAGTACATCGAGCAGCACAAAGGTTGA
- the fabG gene encoding 3-oxoacyl-ACP reductase FabG has translation MIELKGKAAVVTGSARGIGKSIAEKLASLGAAVVINDISEETAKKSAEEIAAKYGVETLAYACDISQEDQAEALIEACVKKFGKVDILVNNAGITRDTLMLRMKKEQWDQVIAVNLTGTFLCTKAAFKHMMSARSGAVVNLSSIAGVNGNLGQTNYSASKAGVIGFTKSAALEGAMRGVRCNAIAPGFIATDMTAAIPDKIKEVMLKSIPLSRAGTPEDIANGVAFLVSDMSSYITGQILEINGGGFRPAG, from the coding sequence ATGATCGAGCTGAAAGGCAAAGCGGCAGTTGTAACAGGGTCGGCCCGTGGAATCGGCAAGTCTATCGCCGAGAAGCTGGCGTCTCTTGGCGCGGCCGTCGTGATCAACGATATCAGCGAAGAAACGGCGAAGAAGTCCGCCGAAGAGATCGCTGCGAAGTACGGAGTGGAAACTCTGGCATATGCCTGTGATATTTCCCAGGAAGACCAGGCCGAAGCGCTGATTGAAGCCTGTGTGAAGAAATTCGGGAAAGTAGACATCCTTGTAAATAACGCAGGTATTACCAGAGACACGCTGATGCTTCGTATGAAGAAAGAGCAGTGGGATCAGGTCATCGCCGTCAACCTGACGGGAACGTTCCTCTGCACGAAGGCGGCATTCAAGCATATGATGTCGGCTCGCAGCGGCGCCGTCGTGAATCTGTCGTCCATTGCCGGCGTGAACGGTAACCTCGGGCAGACGAACTACTCCGCATCGAAGGCGGGCGTAATCGGATTCACGAAATCCGCAGCTCTGGAAGGCGCTATGCGCGGCGTTCGCTGCAATGCGATCGCTCCGGGCTTCATCGCCACCGACATGACGGCTGCCATCCCCGACAAGATTAAGGAAGTAATGCTGAAATCCATCCCGCTTTCACGGGCCGGAACTCCGGAAGATATCGCCAACGGCGTCGCCTTCCTCGTATCAGATATGTCTTCCTACATCACGGGACAGATCCTTGAGATCAACGGCGGCGGATTCCGTCCGGCGGGTTAA